ATCAGGCAAAGTTTTTAAAACCTGGTCAGCATACAATCGTTCCATATTATCAATGGTAATCTCTGTCTGTTTTGTTGCATCGCCAATACCCACCGTATGTTCTCCAATAATGGAAGCCGTTCCGGAAATAAAGATCATTTTTCTGTTCCGATACCGGAAGTAACGTGCACGCTCGAACTTAGGCGTGGTTTTGCTTTGGCATGCGGTGCCAACCAACACCTCGTTACTGTAGTGGTGAGCCGAAACCTGCTCCGGATTATCAATGGCCCGGGTAACCGTTTCTTTTGATTTTACGGCAACAAATTCTACAAGCACACCTCCGTGGTTCATTCCTATTCCGGTTGCCGCCGGATAACCTTCCTGGTCAAATGCTTCGCCATAAGCATCAGAACGAACATCGTTAAAAGCCTGGTAGCGCTGTTCCTCTTCATCGTAACCCAGAATATCTTCAATGTAATTCCATTGCCGCACTATAGTATTTACAGGAAATTGAGCAATTTCAAGCACTTCAAGCAGCTCATCAAAAGCCTTCTCGGCATTAATCCGGCAGTTGCTGTTGGAATTGGCATGTACCGTACCCAGCAATATTTCTGTAGTACCGTTACGAAACAAGGCTGAGTGGTTGCCGTATTCATGAATCATCTGACAATCCCACAACTCCGGATCGTAATAATACGCCTCAACAATTATTTTACAGCTTAACGGTGGTTGAGAAATAAAACTCAACAGCAAATCGTTGCCAAACATGTCTTTCAACTGCAAGCGCAAATTGATTAACAATTTATCGTATTCTTTGTGTGATTTAGTGTCAACAAAAAAATTCAGTTTAATGATTCGTTTGCCCGAATTAATTTTTGTTAGCTGCTGGAGGCAACTTTGCAGTTGTTCCTGCAGGTCGCCACAAGCCTTTTCAGGCTTTATATATGTTCTGTCTCCGTTTAAAAAATACATCCTTCTCCCCTTACTCAAGAAATGAAGTACAAATATGGGTGTTTTTTATTTCTAAAAAATGATTTCGATTAAAATTATCCTGCAATTAGAAATGCCCCGAAAAATGCACTCAAACAACTGATTAAAAGCCTAATAATCTCCCTCTGCGGTTGCCCCATTCAGCACTGCTTCAGTTGATCCAATTCCTAAACGGTCGGCTCCCTGCTCAAGAAAAGCTACGGCTGTTTCCCAATCGCGGATTCCGCCCGAAGGTTTTACCTGCATTTTATCGCCAACCGTTTTTACCATCACCTCAATGTACTCCGGTTTGGCTCCCCCCGGCCCAAAACCTGTTGAGGTTTTTACAAAATCGGCACCGGCTTCGTACGATAATTCGCAGGCTTTTGCAATTTGCTCCAGGGTTAAATGGCCACTTTCCTGGATAACTTTTACCAGCACATTGTGTTGGTGCGCTACTTCTACAACGGCTTTTATATCGTCACGCACATAATCGTATTCTCCCGATAAGAATCGGCCAATATTCATTACCATATCAATTTCGTCAGTACCGTCTTTTATGGCCTGTTTTGCCTGAAATGCTTTCACCGGCGTGGCATCAGCTCCGTGTGGAAAACTCAGCACACACGATACTTTTACACCGCTGTCTTTCAACAAATCTTTTGCAGGCTTTATGTCGCAAGGCTTTACACACATGCTAAATACCTTGTTTTTGATACACATTTCGGCATTGGTCTTTAAATCGGCCAAGGTTTGTTCGGGTTTTAAAACCGCATGATCTATGGTTTTCGCTACTTGTTCTTTTGTATACATTATTTAATCCTCCATTTCCTTTAAAATCTGTTCAACCTGCTCGTTGGTTTTGGTCAATTTATCTTTACACGTTTTAAGCAACACCGATACGCGTTTTACTTTTTCGGCCAGTTCATCCACATCCAGCTCTTCATTTTCAATTTTCACCAAAATCTCTTCTATCTCGGACATTGCCTCGCTGTACGATATTTTTTTAGCTGCCATTCTATTTGTTTTGTATGATTTTACTTTTAATTGTTCCGTCGGCAAAACGCGTTTCCAACTCTTCACCCGTTTTAACATTCTTGCTCGACTTTATAATCTTTCCTTCTTTTAAGGTAACCGTAAACCCTCTTTTCAACACATTTTCAGGGTCTAACAAACGTACGCTGTTTTCATTCATAACTATACGGTCATGTTCCTTCATCAGTTTTCGTTTCACGCTTCCAAGCAATACATCCTGCTGATGGTTCAGCGTAATATTTTCTTTTAAAATGGCCTCGCTTACCACGCGTTTTAGCAAACGTTGTTTCCTGCCAATATTGTTTTTTGTTTCAACACCCCACACTGCCATTGAAGCATTTAAACCGTGTCTTACCTTATTTAATTCGCTGTGTTTTTTATATGAAAACTGACTGATATTTTGTTGCAATTCATTTCCGCGCCGGCTAAGTTTCACTTGCCTTTCGTTAATAAAATCGCTAACCGAATATTTTATTCCTTCTGCTATTCGTGCTAATTTATCGTGCTGTGTTTCCAGAATTTCGCGGGTACGTGTGCTTATTTCAGTTTCCACTTGTATTAAGCGCTCATAAAAACGTTCAATCCCATTTATAAAAAAACCGGCAACTGCAGTGGGTGTTTTTAAACGGGTGTGAGCCACCAGGTCGATAATGGTGTCATCTTTTTCGTGCCCGATTCCTGTAATAACAGGGATTGGAAACTGAGTAATATTTATGGCCAGGTCATAATCATCAAAACTACTCAAATCGGCAGTGGCACCTCCTCCGCGAATGATAGCCACAGCATCAAAAAAATCTTCGTAAGCAAAAACGCGATCGAGTGCATTGATAATTGATGGTACTGTTTCTGCCCCCTGCATATAGGCTTCAAAAAGATGAGTATAAAATTTAAAACCGTATTCATTGTCCTCCAGCTGATTCATAAAATCCTGATAACCGGCTGCTGTTGCTGAAGATATAACCGCAATTTTCTGAGGCACCAGGGGCAAGTCGAGCTCCTTGTTCATTTCAAAAACACCCTCTGCCTGCAAACGGTTAATTATTTCTTTTCGTTGCAGGGCCATATCGCCAACCGTATACGTAGGGTCAATATCTTTGATATTTAAACTTAAACCATAGGCCGGATGATATTCGACAGTGGCTTGCACAAGAATTTTTATGCCTTGTGTAAAAGCTTGCCCGGTAGTGGTTTCAAAATAAGGTTTTAGCATCCGGTAGGTGTACGACCAAATGGTGGCTCGCGAACGCGCTACAATTGTATTCCCTTGTTTTTCAACCAACTCCAGATAACAATGACCGCTCCTGTTATGTTTCAGCTCACTTACTTCGGCCACTACCCATACACTTCCGGGAAATGCCTCCAGCAGGGCATCTTTTATCGATTCGTTTAACTCCGAGAGCGTAAGTTGCTGTTTCATAACCTACTGTACTTTATTGATTTTGAAGGTTTCAACACCAGCTTTTGTTTGCACCGCAAGCAAATAAATCCCATACTGCAGATCGTGTAAATTATCGAGAACAATTGACGATGCACCAAAACGCTGCCAGGTTTTTACCATTACACCATCCATAGAATACAGCGAAATAAGAATTTCCTGTTCGTTTAACACCCTGGCCGTTTGTAATACAATTTTATTTTGAAACGGGTTCGGAAATATTTTCCAGTTGCGTTGTTCCTTATTGGTTTGAACGGCAATAGGATCGAGTATCGCAGAAGCCGAGCGCATATTTGGCACCCCATAGCCCTGTAATGAATCGGGTGAAAAATAGAGATGACCGCTTCTTTCTATCGCATCCTTTATTTCTGCTGCTGTTTTATTGGGATAACGTTGCCACAGTGAAGCTGCCATGCCGGCCAATACCGGCGACGAAAAAGAGGTTCCGTTACCCAACCCAAA
Above is a genomic segment from uncultured Draconibacterium sp. containing:
- the deoC gene encoding deoxyribose-phosphate aldolase; translation: MYTKEQVAKTIDHAVLKPEQTLADLKTNAEMCIKNKVFSMCVKPCDIKPAKDLLKDSGVKVSCVLSFPHGADATPVKAFQAKQAIKDGTDEIDMVMNIGRFLSGEYDYVRDDIKAVVEVAHQHNVLVKVIQESGHLTLEQIAKACELSYEAGADFVKTSTGFGPGGAKPEYIEVMVKTVGDKMQVKPSGGIRDWETAVAFLEQGADRLGIGSTEAVLNGATAEGDY
- the xseB gene encoding exodeoxyribonuclease VII small subunit, translated to MAAKKISYSEAMSEIEEILVKIENEELDVDELAEKVKRVSVLLKTCKDKLTKTNEQVEQILKEMED
- the xseA gene encoding exodeoxyribonuclease VII large subunit, translated to MKQQLTLSELNESIKDALLEAFPGSVWVVAEVSELKHNRSGHCYLELVEKQGNTIVARSRATIWSYTYRMLKPYFETTTGQAFTQGIKILVQATVEYHPAYGLSLNIKDIDPTYTVGDMALQRKEIINRLQAEGVFEMNKELDLPLVPQKIAVISSATAAGYQDFMNQLEDNEYGFKFYTHLFEAYMQGAETVPSIINALDRVFAYEDFFDAVAIIRGGGATADLSSFDDYDLAINITQFPIPVITGIGHEKDDTIIDLVAHTRLKTPTAVAGFFINGIERFYERLIQVETEISTRTREILETQHDKLARIAEGIKYSVSDFINERQVKLSRRGNELQQNISQFSYKKHSELNKVRHGLNASMAVWGVETKNNIGRKQRLLKRVVSEAILKENITLNHQQDVLLGSVKRKLMKEHDRIVMNENSVRLLDPENVLKRGFTVTLKEGKIIKSSKNVKTGEELETRFADGTIKSKIIQNK